Sequence from the Primulina huaijiensis isolate GDHJ02 chromosome 16, ASM1229523v2, whole genome shotgun sequence genome:
GGAATCAACCTTTGTGTGGTCACTGAGCCGCACAATGTGATCAAACAGGACTCTCAGAAGATTTCTTCGAATCAAACGACTGTCACAGAAAGAACTAGGAATGATTCATCTACATCTCGGGGAAAATGCGATCAAAATGGCAATAAATGTGGACCTGTGGATTCTGAAGATATGCATCGAGACAGTAAACTAAGTGGTAATCCCAGTGGACCGGTAAAACTTTCGGTTCTAATGGAAGAAGATGAAGTGATTCACCCCAATACCGAAGAAAGAGTAGTATGGATTCGCTGTGATGTCTATGACTCAGGGATTGGTATACCTGGTACGTACTTGAATTGGCGTTCGAGTTTCTTGAATAAACATTAATTACATTTAGTAAATGTAAATGCCGATATATTTTACAACCCTTTTCAACCTTCATGGAACAGAAAACGCTATACCAACTCTGTTCAAGAAATACATGCAAGTTGGTTCGGATACTGCTCGAAAGTATGGAGGAACTGGATTAGGCCTTGCAATCTGCAAACAACTGGTAAAATTGTCTGAATCTGCGAAATATGTCCCTTcacagaaatttttttaatcttttgttTAGGGAATCTAgaatttttttaccaatcttTGTTCATTTGAAACCTCAAAAGGTAATTCTAAGCAGTAAGTATTCTATCATTTAACAGGTTGAGCTCATGGGTGGTTATCTTACTGTATCCAGCGCAGAACATTTTGGATCAACATTCACCTTTATCATACCTTACAAAGTTTCATCGGTCGATGATGGTTCAGATGACCCTGATGAATTATCAGATATAGAAAACCAAGATGTAGCTGACGATGATGATTCAGGCTCAGGTGTTTTTGTGTTTCAACCACGAACTTTGGGTTCTTTAATTTTGTCCCAAAGTTCTGGAAGGATTCAAAAACTCACAACAAATTGTCTTGGATTTAATGCCTCGATTAAGTGTAATGGATTGTTCGAGGATTCGTTGTCCCCTTCTAGTAACATTACATATAAAGAGACCAGTTCGGAAGAAGATACCTGTTCGGCTCAGACTATATCTGAACTTGATGTTAGCTTATGTCAGAACTTGGATTTGGGTAATGCAAATTCAGCCGCGACATATGAACAGAGTAGCAGTGAAATGGATGGTAGAATACAAAAGCATACAGGTGAAGTCTTGGAGACTAGTGTTCACTCGGAAACATATCAGGCACCGGTTCAAACTGAAAGAAATTCCGAGTTTTCTTCTAGTAACAGTCCTGAAGTTCTGAAATCTGAGGTGAAACCAAAGATTCTTCTTGTTGAAGATAACAAGATTAATGTGATGGTAACAAAGTCGATGATGAAGCAGTTGGGCCACAACATTGATGTGGTGAATAATGGTGCAGAAGCCGTTCGTGCGATTCAACAACAAGATTTTGATCTGATTCTGATGGTAAGATTAAACTATTGTTAAAGTATGAACACTATTGTTACTTTTATCTCACATAAAGCTGAGGTTTTAAGAATCAGAAAAAGATGTGTATCAAGCAGACACGATCCTATCATATTTCATCAAGGTGGTCTTGGTGGTTATTTCTCAGCATTTGGTGCTGCCCAATACCAGGACATACATGTATGTCTTGGATATTAGTTTCGAGTATATAGTCCTCATTATCTAGATTACTGTGAGGAGGCTTGTTCAAGTATAAACAATTTTGTTAGACCACATTTTATGAGTTTTGGCTTTTTGGAAATATAGTTTTTAGCACTAGAAGAATGTTCAGATCAATTTTGACACTTGAAATTCTTGCATGTATCTACTGTTTTGAACACAACccaaaaaatgtgaaatttttttccGCTAGGATGTATGCATGCCAGTGATGGATGGTCTTCAAGCTACAAGATTGATCCGATCTTTTGAGGAGACTGGGAGTTGGGAAGATGCAGTTAAGGCAGGAATTGATCTACAGTCGCCACCATCACATTCTTCACCAAATTCTGGACtagaaaaatcaagaaaaaggatCCCTATCATTGCGGTAAGCACTCGACTTCTCTTAGACCCAACTGCTATTTTCTATATCATTCAACATAAAGTTACCTAGGTATAAAGTCACCACACATGCTAGTACAAATTGTTTTTAAACATCCTCAATTGGGTTTGAGTTGTTTTTCAGAAATATGAATGTTGTTCTTTTGCAGATGACTGCAAATGCATTATCAGAGAGTGGCAACGAGTGCTTTGCAAATGGTATGGATTCATTTGTGTCGAAGCCGGTTACTTTCCAAAACTTGAGACGATGTCTAAGCCAATATTTACCATAGTCAAAGTTATAAACATGCGTGAATCTTGTAAATGATCTAGCTAACAAAGTTTTGACGTCAGTATaaagtgtttgtttttttaaaaaagaaactcAACAATTAGAGTTTCTGTTAATGTACACAGATCTTTCATTGGAGGAAGATTAGAGGAAAGTTTTGAGTTGTAAAAAAGTTGACATATATATTATGCTCTAAAAAAGTTGGAATGTTAGAGGACTAACATTTatgaattcttttcatcaaatGAATGCCCTTCTTGCCTGCACTGCACTCATTTTGGTTTGGTTATTTTCTATGTTTCGAAACAATTATTTAACTCAATTTTACAATAATAATGTAAGAACAAtgttgaaattatatatatactacaTGATTCATTTGAGGAACAAGCCACTAGTAAGACTAGCAACAAGCATCTATTGCTCTTAAATTTCATGGATTATAACTCGATCTTTACGATCAGtcagttataaaaataaattttgaccAAAATGATTCTCCCAAATTTTGCGGATTATATTATTTCAATATACTCCATCCATATATGCATGACGGATGTGTgctataaaatttaatgattatGGTAAGCCAACTTTTTGCGGTAGCTTAAAGCCATTATTGGTTTCCTTCATATATAACACGCATGTTCGCTTATGAGtgcaaattaaaagatttatatATTGATGAGTATTTAAACACCAATTCAATATTATTTGCAGAAGAAGACGATTCAGAGATGTTGTTCTATATAAACAAATAAGTTGTCGCTTATAAAACATTATATAACCTAATTGAAATCACTACATATATATTGTATCTTTATAATTCTTTTTTCTAAGTATTCAAAGAATGGATCTAATGATATGAATTCAAAGATTTTGAAATAGATTATTGGAAGATTAAATTATATTCAAAATCGATTTCATTACTATGATTTCCCACACAAGGATAACAAAATCTTGACCAATTTTTTacatttgaaagaaaatattgcGAGATTCAATACAATTTGTCATCTTTTGTTCATAAAATCAGAAGGCAGGATATGAATTTAATTAGAGGaatccaaataataattatttctagcCATAATATTAcaaacacaagaaaaaaaaaatttaaactccaTCTATANATTCGACATCTGTTGTTAAATAATGGCAGAGGGAAGAAAACAAACAAGAGGCCGCCAAAGAATCCCCATGCAACTAATCGAGAACCAAGATGATCTTTACGCAACATTCTCGAAACGCCGACTGGGAATCTACAAAAAAGCCACTGAATTATGCACTTTGTGTGATGTAGATATCGGCATCATACTCTTTTCTCCAACTGATGTCCCTTATTCTTTCTTCCATCCGAGGATGGATAGTGTTGTTTTCAGGTCGATGAACCCAGATCAGCCTTCATCAGATTTTGACCGCATTATTGATTCTCATACTAATGGGAGGGTTGAAGGGATGAATCGGGAGCTAGACAGGATTATAGCTTCGAAAGACGCTGAAAGAGTACGCTGGCAGCGCGCCATGGACGAGATCAGAACTCGGAATATATGGATGCGCCAGCGGTTGGAGACGTTCACCAGAGAACAAGCTCTGGTGTGGAGGGCATGGTTCAGGGAGTTCAAGGCTCGGGTTACTCGGCGGATCGAGCAGATTAAGAGTCAGGCGTCGGGTTCAGCGATGCCTCAGCTGCCGCCCCCGGAGGCTGGAGAGAATGTGGAGGACATGGTGATTGCGAATGGAGCTGAAGCTGCTGATAATCTTTATCAGCCTCACATGCCGCCGGGTCAGTTCTATTATCCTGGACAAACGTCGAACGACCCGCACCTTGGCGTCGGAGCTCCTTCCACTGATCAGTACTATTATCCTCCTCCTCCTTCTCCGGAAGGGCAGAATCTGTTCGCCGGTGGTCCTTCTCAGGAGATTAATTTATGTCCACCGGGTGGTGCTCCGAGTTATAACCCGTACTATGTGCCACCCCCACCGCCCGATTTCTCGACTGCTGACGGAGGTGATGTTCCTGGCCAATTTTATGTTCCTTTTCAGCCGCCTGATTTCTCGGCGGCTGCTGGATCTGATGGACCCGGCCATTTTTACTTCTCTCCGCCGCCGCATGATCCAGGTACTGGTGGCGCGTCGAATCAAGATGAATCTGGCCCTTCCAATCAGAAGGACGATGACGCTTAGTtgcctatttttatttttttaaaaaaattgttatttagTTCTATGTATCTCTCTCGTTTTAGTTTCCATTACgttttttaatgtattttttcGATGTGATATCGTGTATAATgatatgtaaatatttttttatgataaatgattaaaattataataattcgaAATATATAAGACTGAAATTGaagtttgaaattataaaaatatcaaaatcgtaaaacgataaaattataatataaaaattgcatttttttccaaaatgttAATGTTTATTTTTACTAATTTGTAGAATTGTGAATTTGTATNaataatataaatatacagGTCATATATGGACTTATTATTTGtacaaggtaaaaaaaaaaggtgtaaatacaaaataaatgtTTAATAATGGTGTTTTAAATTCGAATTATGTTTTTAGTATTGTTATATTATGTCAAATTTCTTTGGCATGCTAGTTGATAATTTTGTTCACAATTATGGCCTAAAACTAagacaattaattaaaagctAAAGTTTTTCTAAAAAACTCACCAattaaaaacttgaaaatattctGCCACAGTAtcttttttttccctctttCCAGATaaacaaatacataaaatatttataattttatatcagtACTCATTCACATGAAAATGCTTGCATACAAGAGTTTTTTTGTTTAATGTCTtgttaattttctataattaaaaaaaagtaaatattacacctaaatttaaaactatattagattattttatgagaatttttttatataatcatgatgatttataataaattttgaatgaGATATTTATTTAAACCTGTAAagatttgaataaataatagttttttttttcaagacttgcattaaataaaatacaaaatacatcatgacatcaaaattaattattaacagTGGTTAATGATTATGGTAGAGAAATTTCAAATAGAGAAcggataatttttttattaatataattaaaaataaataaacagaatAAAACATTTTACTTGAACCATTGAAGCAGCGTCAGGAGACAAGTGGCCAAAGAGCAAAATAACATTCAAAATTTGTGAAAGATAAAACCATACTTGTATATACAAGATATTCAGGTATTGAATATATTCTATGCAAAAAATACAAGCCTATTTGAGCATCCCAGAAGTAATAATCTTTTACCCTtgctataaaaaaaatgatattttggataagaaaaataaattccGAGTACACTGCATCCTCGAATTGAACATAGGATCTCCGACACCATATTATAATGTGCATTCTACTGCAAATCATTTAAATTTGACAGGGAAAATACTTTAATGGAATCAAATGTAGCTTAGATATTACAGCACAACATTAAAATTTCAGATTCAGATGAATCTTATGTCAACCCAGTAAAGCCCCGTTGCTCACTCGTCTCTTGGAGCAGAATCTAACCCAGCAGATGGACTGTCAGCAAAGTATTCTTGATGTTTGACGTTAACACCATACTGCAAATTAACACAAAAACAGTTCAACCAATATAAATCACGTGAATGTGAAACACATTagttgattcattttttaaTACAACAAAAGGATCAAGGATTAAACATTTACAAAGACGAGCAAGTTGAATACCATGCCAGGAACACATGAACGTAAATGAAATTATAGTGGTTACCTCCCGCAAAGCCTTGGAAAGATCCTCCATGGTCAAGACAAGACGCTTATCCTGTTACCAACCAGGCTTTAAAAATTGTAGATAACCATAGGAAGTAACTAGTAAGTGATACCAAGCACCATATGCACACCTTTTGCTGCTTATCTCTTTTGTCTTTAACTATAGATGACTGTCTCGCTTTGCAATGCCTGAAGATAAATATTATTCCCATAGCATTATTAATGGGAAGAACGAAAATGGAAACGAAATTTCGACCAAAAAGAGATACATTCACAATGACATCAAGTTACATAATATGGAGAACATACTGAAGAGCATCAGTAGCAACGTCTGCGATGAATTTCTGAGTGGCAACTGCTACCAGCCTCGTCctgagaaaaaaaaaggaggCTGTGAAAAACAAATCCTATGCATGCCGATGAACACAGAAGTGATAAACAAAAGGCCCAAAAAAACTGCGAGTGTtttcatcattaaattttttctaaaaaaaacagGGAAGCATGTGACATAAACAAGTTAAAGAGTAATCGATGCCAAGTTGAAAAGTTAATAGGTGTTATTGGATTACTTCTTAACTCCCAAAACAACACCCAATTGATAGATTCCAACTATTACAGTAGTTTACAAAAACTCATTGAAGGTAACCTAACAAGTAACAACTAAGTAAATATGTAAAGAACAAGCATAAGTTTCTAAAGGCAGACACTATAAGTTTCAGCCATTATTTTGTTGATTCATGTcataatttttcattaattttgtcTACTTTCCAAAATAATAAAGACTGAAACCAACATAAAACagatatattacaattttttttgccACAATACTTCGTATCACTTTGCCTACAAAATTTCCATTTTAATCAGTTAtgctacacacacacatatgtatattttcataattgTATTACTTGGCTCCTCTATAGAAAACAGCATCActttccaaattctaaacaattattgaaataatatcaatgtttataaataaataataaaacggAGAAAACAAACAAGTATTTGATAACTTGTTTCCATTCTGATTTCTAATTTATGCACCTCATGATACTAGACGACAAACTCAGCAGCATGACTCGGACAATAGAAAAGCCACGAGATCAATGTAACTTCACTGGATAATACAGCTAATTTCAGCTATTGCCAAAGTTGATGGTATCAAGAAATTATGACAAAAGTAAAACGAATTTCTAGCACAAGGGACACACAATCAGAATAAGGCATGTATTTCTAGCACAAGGTACCATTGCTCCAAATATGTATGCTTCAGAAAAATATTAATACGCTGTTTA
This genomic interval carries:
- the LOC140962194 gene encoding transcription initiation factor TFIID subunit 10 → MNSQSSQQQPNDGRHDDDAALTDFLASLMDYTPTIPDELVEHYLAKSGFQCPDVRLTRLVAVATQKFIADVATDALQHCKARQSSIVKDKRDKQQKDKRLVLTMEDLSKALREYGVNVKHQEYFADSPSAGLDSAPRDE